From a region of the Azospirillum formosense genome:
- a CDS encoding glycosyltransferase family 2 protein, whose product MSLTDAPTLAASAIPAAKPAPTPGDAASVPKPSRSARTKRGRLSVVIPFYNEGPNIAALFERLVPVLDRLDADWEVVCVNDGSRDDTLDRLLDVHDADPRVKVVDLSRNFGKELALSAGLRHTTGDAVVPMDADLQHPPELLPQFLAKWREGYDVVVAVRHARVGQSLKHRAFARAFYWIFDNLSEVKLPREVGDFRLMDRRVVDVINRMPERTRFMKGIFAWVGFRQASIPYQQGERAGGDTKWGFLKLLSLSFDGLTAFSTFPLRVWSLVGMAISGFAFVYILMRLLRTLIYGIDVPGYESLLAAVLFMGGIQLVTLGVIGDYLGRVFNEVKGRPLYIVRSAHGFEDEAAAPAPNQAVNPGANAGAWRRPGSEDRPS is encoded by the coding sequence ATGTCCCTGACCGACGCGCCCACTCTGGCGGCTTCCGCCATCCCCGCAGCCAAACCCGCTCCCACCCCCGGCGATGCCGCTTCCGTCCCGAAGCCGTCGCGCTCCGCCCGCACGAAGCGGGGGCGCCTGTCGGTGGTGATCCCCTTCTACAACGAAGGCCCCAACATCGCGGCGCTGTTCGAGCGGCTGGTGCCCGTTCTCGACCGGCTCGACGCCGATTGGGAGGTGGTCTGCGTCAACGACGGCAGCCGCGACGACACGCTCGACCGTCTGCTGGACGTCCATGACGCCGATCCGCGCGTCAAGGTGGTCGACCTGTCGCGCAACTTCGGCAAGGAACTGGCCCTGTCGGCCGGGCTGCGCCACACCACCGGCGACGCCGTGGTGCCGATGGACGCCGACCTGCAGCACCCGCCGGAGCTGCTGCCCCAGTTCCTCGCCAAATGGCGCGAGGGCTACGACGTGGTCGTCGCCGTGCGCCACGCGCGGGTTGGGCAGAGCCTGAAGCACCGGGCGTTCGCCCGCGCCTTCTACTGGATCTTCGACAACCTGTCGGAGGTCAAGCTGCCGCGCGAGGTCGGCGACTTCCGGCTGATGGACCGGCGGGTGGTCGACGTCATCAACCGCATGCCGGAACGCACGCGCTTCATGAAGGGCATCTTCGCCTGGGTCGGCTTCCGTCAGGCCAGCATCCCCTACCAGCAGGGGGAGCGCGCCGGCGGCGACACCAAATGGGGATTCCTGAAGCTGCTCAGCCTGTCCTTCGACGGGCTGACCGCCTTCTCCACCTTCCCGCTGCGGGTGTGGAGCCTGGTGGGCATGGCGATCTCCGGCTTCGCCTTCGTCTACATCCTGATGCGCCTGCTGCGCACCCTGATCTACGGCATCGACGTGCCCGGCTATGAATCGCTGCTGGCCGCGGTGCTGTTCATGGGCGGCATCCAGCTCGTCACGCTGGGCGTCATCGGCGATTATCTCGGCCGCGTGTTCAACGAGGTGAAGGGGCGCCCCCTCTACATCGTCCGCTCCGCGCATGGCTTCGAGGACGAGGCTGCGGCTCCCGCACCCAATCAAGCGGTCAATCCGGGGGCCAATGCGGGCGCTTGGCGCCGGCCCGGAAGCGAGGACCGCCCTTCATGA
- a CDS encoding serine hydrolase, whose amino-acid sequence MSFLALTVWATAPAPADAVPPDRLREAVTALADRRLEEAGAGSIVVGVIHDGRSLVVGRGDSGRPDGGPPDGRTLFQIASLTKPFTGTILAELIRAGRVAPTDPLARHLPKPVHAPDFDGTPIRLLDLATHTAGLPNVPETPRFSWSRLEDPRNPYKPLTREEVGAWLSGFSLTVPPGTRFRYSNVGMAVLGEALSTASGIPYETLLKRVVTDRFGMTDTTLAPTAGQRARKAVGHARGQVVPDWEAPAMQPSFGLYSTADDLLRWLRANMGDCAGLGKTACDGDTAATLALAQSVQVDGRALRDPGALGQGAMALGWFVAWAADGTPILWHSGSTGGFNAYIAFSRAHRWAAVALTNSDPERVAADRVVGDLIWQLERAAERR is encoded by the coding sequence GTGTCGTTTCTTGCGCTCACCGTCTGGGCGACGGCCCCGGCCCCGGCGGACGCGGTGCCTCCGGACCGTCTTCGGGAGGCGGTGACGGCGTTGGCCGACCGCCGTCTTGAGGAGGCGGGGGCGGGCAGCATCGTCGTCGGGGTGATCCACGACGGGCGCAGCCTCGTCGTCGGGCGCGGCGACAGCGGGCGGCCCGATGGCGGCCCGCCGGACGGGCGCACGTTGTTCCAGATCGCCTCGCTGACCAAACCCTTCACCGGCACCATCCTGGCGGAGCTGATCCGCGCCGGGCGCGTCGCCCCGACCGATCCGCTGGCCCGCCACCTGCCCAAGCCGGTCCACGCCCCGGACTTCGACGGCACGCCGATCCGCCTGCTCGACCTCGCCACCCACACGGCGGGGCTGCCCAACGTGCCGGAGACTCCGCGCTTCTCCTGGAGCCGGCTGGAGGACCCGCGCAACCCCTACAAGCCGCTGACGCGGGAGGAGGTGGGGGCGTGGCTGTCCGGCTTCAGCCTGACGGTGCCGCCGGGCACGCGCTTCCGCTACTCCAACGTCGGCATGGCGGTGCTGGGGGAGGCGCTGTCCACCGCGTCGGGCATTCCCTACGAGACGCTGCTGAAACGGGTGGTCACCGACCGCTTCGGAATGACCGACACCACCCTGGCGCCCACGGCCGGGCAGCGCGCCCGCAAGGCGGTGGGCCACGCCCGCGGGCAGGTGGTGCCGGACTGGGAGGCGCCGGCCATGCAGCCCTCCTTCGGCCTTTACTCCACCGCCGACGACCTGCTGCGCTGGCTGCGCGCCAACATGGGCGATTGCGCCGGCCTGGGAAAGACCGCTTGCGACGGCGACACCGCCGCGACGCTGGCGCTCGCCCAGTCGGTGCAGGTGGACGGGCGGGCGCTGCGCGATCCGGGGGCGCTGGGGCAGGGGGCGATGGCGCTGGGCTGGTTCGTCGCCTGGGCGGCGGACGGAACGCCGATCCTCTGGCATTCCGGTTCCACCGGCGGCTTCAACGCCTACATCGCCTTCTCACGCGCCCACCGCTGGGCCGCGGTGGCCCTGACCAACAGCGATCCGGAGCGAGTCGCCGCCGACCGGGTGGTGGGCGACCTGATCTGGCAGCTGGAGAGGGCGGCGGAGCGCCGCTGA
- a CDS encoding branched-chain amino acid ABC transporter permease: protein MPPTAPRTALLTRPRIALLILLAVALALPTVADWMGEPFYVRLATRILVFALAAVSLDLILGFGGMVSFGHAAFVGIGGYVVGILFAHQSDGSTLFGFPGTVNGLIVWPLAMLAGALAALPVGAISLRTTGVPFIMITLAFAQMLFYLMTGLKAYGGDDGIALWSRSTLPGPLNIADHTTFYYVVLGLLVAALALGWRLVNSRFGRVIRGAKDNERRMAALGYPVTRYKLAAFVIAGALAGLAGALLANATMFVGPQYLHWSRSGDLIVMVVLGGIGTLIGPVLGAAALLLLEEFVPELMDLAHAGLGEHWKIVLGPVLILLVLYARKGLWGVVAGRRP from the coding sequence ATGCCCCCGACCGCGCCCCGAACCGCCCTGCTCACCCGCCCCCGCATCGCCCTGCTGATCCTGCTGGCCGTGGCCCTGGCCCTGCCCACCGTCGCCGACTGGATGGGGGAACCCTTCTACGTGCGGCTGGCGACGCGCATCCTGGTCTTCGCCCTGGCGGCGGTCAGCCTGGACCTGATCCTCGGCTTCGGCGGGATGGTCAGCTTCGGCCATGCCGCCTTCGTCGGAATCGGCGGCTACGTCGTCGGCATCCTGTTCGCCCACCAGTCGGACGGATCGACGCTGTTCGGTTTTCCCGGCACGGTGAACGGGCTGATCGTCTGGCCGCTGGCCATGCTGGCCGGGGCGCTGGCGGCGCTGCCGGTGGGGGCCATTTCGCTGCGCACCACCGGCGTGCCCTTCATCATGATCACGCTGGCCTTCGCCCAGATGCTGTTCTACCTGATGACCGGGCTGAAGGCCTATGGCGGGGACGACGGAATCGCGCTGTGGAGCCGCTCCACCCTGCCCGGCCCGCTGAACATCGCCGACCACACCACCTTCTATTACGTGGTGCTGGGGTTGCTGGTGGCGGCGCTGGCGCTGGGCTGGCGGCTGGTCAATTCCCGCTTCGGGCGGGTGATCCGCGGCGCCAAGGACAACGAGCGGCGGATGGCCGCCCTCGGCTACCCGGTCACCCGCTACAAGCTCGCCGCCTTCGTCATCGCCGGGGCGCTGGCCGGGCTGGCCGGGGCGCTGCTCGCCAACGCCACCATGTTCGTCGGACCGCAGTACCTGCATTGGAGCCGCTCCGGCGACCTGATCGTGATGGTCGTGCTGGGCGGCATCGGCACGCTGATCGGCCCGGTGCTGGGCGCCGCCGCCCTCCTGCTGCTGGAGGAGTTCGTGCCGGAGCTGATGGACCTTGCCCACGCCGGGCTGGGCGAGCATTGGAAGATCGTGCTGGGGCCGGTGCTGATCCTTCTGGTGCTGTATGCCCGCAAAGGATTGTGGGGCGTCGTCGCGGGGAGGCGCCCGTGA
- a CDS encoding ABC transporter substrate-binding protein, whose translation MTRNLLTLTSALALLATPAAADTLKIGMITTLSGPGAGLGIDIRDGFALAVEHAGGKLGGQDTQVIEADDQQKPDVAVGLANRMVERDRVQMVTGVVWSNLALAMLPTLAGGQTFFISPNAGPSQLAGAQCNPYFFNAAYQNDQIHEAVGKHVQDEGFKKVYLMAPNYPAGKDGLAGFKRYYKGEVAGEVYTQVGQLDYAAELAQLKAAAPDAVYVFYPGGMGINFIKQYEQAGLKGAVPLFGPGFSFDQDILAAVGESALGVKNSAQWSPDLDNAANKTFVVDFKAKYGRIPSMYAAQGYDTALLIDTAVKAVGGNLKDKDKLRAALASAKMDSLRGAVAFNTNHYPIHNIYLREVVKGADGAVTNKTVATVFTNHADAYVKDCPMK comes from the coding sequence ATGACCCGCAACCTGCTTACGCTGACCTCCGCGCTGGCCCTGCTCGCCACCCCGGCGGCGGCGGACACGCTGAAGATCGGCATGATCACCACCCTGTCCGGCCCCGGCGCGGGCTTGGGCATCGACATCCGCGACGGCTTCGCGCTGGCGGTGGAGCATGCGGGCGGCAAGCTGGGCGGCCAGGACACCCAGGTCATCGAGGCGGACGACCAGCAGAAGCCGGACGTCGCCGTCGGACTCGCCAACCGCATGGTCGAGCGCGACCGCGTGCAGATGGTGACCGGCGTGGTCTGGTCGAACCTCGCCCTGGCGATGCTGCCGACTCTGGCCGGCGGGCAGACCTTCTTCATCAGCCCCAACGCCGGCCCGTCGCAGCTGGCGGGCGCGCAGTGCAACCCGTACTTCTTCAACGCCGCCTACCAGAACGACCAGATCCACGAGGCCGTGGGCAAGCATGTCCAGGACGAGGGCTTCAAGAAGGTCTACCTGATGGCCCCCAACTACCCGGCGGGCAAGGACGGCCTGGCCGGCTTCAAGCGCTACTACAAGGGCGAGGTCGCCGGCGAGGTCTACACCCAGGTCGGGCAGCTCGACTACGCGGCGGAGCTGGCGCAGCTCAAGGCCGCGGCGCCGGACGCCGTCTACGTCTTCTACCCCGGCGGCATGGGCATCAACTTCATCAAGCAGTATGAGCAGGCCGGGCTGAAGGGTGCCGTGCCGCTGTTCGGCCCCGGCTTCTCCTTCGACCAGGACATCCTGGCGGCGGTCGGCGAATCGGCCCTCGGCGTCAAGAACTCGGCGCAGTGGAGCCCCGATCTCGACAACGCCGCCAACAAGACGTTCGTCGTCGACTTCAAGGCCAAGTACGGGCGCATCCCGTCCATGTACGCCGCCCAGGGCTACGACACGGCGCTGCTGATCGACACGGCGGTGAAGGCGGTCGGCGGCAACCTGAAGGACAAGGACAAGCTGCGCGCCGCGCTGGCCTCGGCGAAGATGGACAGCCTGCGCGGCGCGGTGGCCTTCAACACCAACCACTACCCGATCCACAACATCTACCTGCGCGAGGTGGTGAAGGGCGCGGACGGTGCGGTGACCAACAAGACCGTCGCCACCGTCTTCACCAACCACGCCGACGCCTACGTCAAAGACTGCCCGATGAAGTGA
- a CDS encoding glycosyltransferase family 39 protein: MSLMPPIGLKSLGATPPAGALSQRRAGALWDDMARALLLCLIILAALTFRNYGISTDEEVQHIYGKKLLSFYLSGFTDRSAFHFKDLYLYGGLFDLVTALLVPISPFEEYETRHLLCALVGVLGIAGCWRYARLLAGPRAGFLAAALLALSGVYYGAMFNNTKDVPFAAGMVWTLYFATRIIGQMPAPRRSAVLKFGLALGLTLSIRVGGVLAGFYLAVALALYVVLVAWQGGLRPAFGVVRRSVPPLLPAIPLAYAVMALFWPWAVQKPLNPLEALRVVSHFPIDIQTLFMGQMVSSAAPPALYLPVYLGVKLPEAVLLGTLAAVALAALWVVRGGWRSVDGAFGAVRWVPLALAAFLPVILFMLMRPSVYNGIRHFLFVAPPMAVLAGIAFDRLWSGAEALGRRTGQAYGAAAIAVAVLYAWQLGAMHPNQYVYYNQFTGGLKGAEGRFELDYWGNSQHEALAELVALVERENGGKAPPRQYTLSVCGNTLAVRFELPPWLKLVNGTGMDWRKADFFMAFTQVKQCPSLLGGQPIIEIAADDVPLTIVKDRRPPLAEIPTE; this comes from the coding sequence ATGAGTCTGATGCCGCCGATCGGCCTGAAATCCCTCGGGGCGACGCCCCCGGCGGGCGCCCTGTCGCAGCGCCGCGCCGGCGCCCTGTGGGACGACATGGCGCGCGCGCTTCTGCTGTGCCTGATCATCCTCGCCGCGCTGACCTTCCGGAACTACGGGATCAGCACCGACGAGGAGGTGCAGCACATCTACGGCAAGAAGCTGCTGTCCTTCTACCTGTCCGGCTTCACCGACCGGTCGGCCTTCCATTTCAAGGACCTGTACCTGTATGGCGGGCTGTTCGACTTGGTGACCGCCCTGCTGGTCCCGATCTCGCCTTTCGAGGAGTACGAGACGCGCCACCTGCTCTGCGCGCTGGTCGGGGTGCTGGGCATCGCCGGCTGCTGGCGCTACGCCCGGCTCCTCGCCGGGCCGCGGGCGGGCTTCCTGGCGGCGGCGCTGCTGGCGCTGTCGGGCGTCTATTACGGCGCCATGTTCAACAACACCAAGGACGTGCCCTTCGCCGCGGGCATGGTGTGGACGCTCTATTTCGCCACCCGGATCATCGGCCAGATGCCGGCCCCGCGCCGCAGCGCCGTGCTGAAGTTCGGGCTGGCGCTGGGCCTGACCCTGTCGATCCGGGTGGGCGGGGTGCTGGCCGGTTTCTACCTCGCCGTGGCGCTGGCGCTCTATGTGGTGCTGGTGGCGTGGCAGGGCGGGCTGCGGCCGGCGTTCGGCGTCGTCCGGCGCTCCGTGCCGCCGCTGCTGCCGGCGATTCCGCTGGCCTACGCGGTGATGGCGCTGTTCTGGCCCTGGGCGGTGCAGAAGCCGCTGAACCCGCTGGAGGCGCTGCGCGTCGTCTCGCACTTCCCCATCGACATCCAGACGCTGTTCATGGGGCAGATGGTCAGCTCCGCCGCCCCGCCGGCGCTCTACCTGCCGGTCTATCTGGGGGTGAAGCTGCCGGAGGCGGTGCTGCTGGGCACCCTGGCCGCGGTGGCGCTGGCCGCCCTGTGGGTGGTGCGCGGCGGCTGGCGGAGCGTGGACGGCGCCTTCGGCGCGGTGCGCTGGGTGCCGCTGGCGCTGGCGGCCTTCCTGCCGGTGATCCTGTTCATGCTGATGCGCCCGTCCGTTTACAACGGCATCCGCCATTTTCTGTTCGTGGCGCCGCCGATGGCGGTGCTGGCCGGCATCGCCTTCGACCGGCTGTGGAGCGGGGCCGAGGCGCTGGGCCGGCGTACGGGGCAGGCGTACGGGGCGGCGGCCATCGCGGTGGCCGTGCTGTACGCGTGGCAGCTCGGCGCCATGCACCCGAACCAGTACGTCTACTACAACCAGTTCACCGGTGGGCTGAAGGGCGCCGAGGGCCGGTTCGAGCTGGATTACTGGGGCAATTCCCAGCACGAGGCGCTGGCCGAGCTGGTCGCCCTGGTGGAGCGTGAGAACGGCGGCAAGGCGCCGCCGCGCCAGTACACCCTGTCGGTCTGCGGCAACACGCTGGCCGTGCGCTTCGAGTTGCCGCCCTGGCTGAAGCTGGTCAACGGCACCGGGATGGACTGGCGCAAGGCCGACTTCTTCATGGCCTTCACCCAGGTCAAGCAGTGCCCCAGCCTGCTGGGCGGCCAGCCGATCATCGAGATCGCCGCCGACGACGTGCCGCTGACCATCGTCAAGGACCGCCGCCCGCCGCTGGCGGAAATTCCGACCGAGTAA
- the queC gene encoding 7-cyano-7-deazaguanine synthase QueC — MNAKNAVVLVSGGLDSTTVLAIAREQGYRLNALSFRYGQRHAVELEAARRVAAAMAVDRHVIADIDLRAFGGSALTDAIDVPKHASAAELGTGIPVTYVPARNTVFLSFALAWAETLEASDIFIGVNALDYSGYPDCRPEYIAAFETMANLATKAGVEGTSRFRIHAPLMALDKAGIIRRGMALGVDYGLTHSCYDPAPDGTACGSCDSCLLRLKGFSEAGLADPVAYGGA, encoded by the coding sequence ATGAACGCGAAGAATGCGGTGGTGCTGGTCAGCGGCGGGCTGGACTCCACGACGGTGCTGGCGATCGCCAGGGAGCAGGGGTACCGGCTGAACGCGCTCAGCTTCCGCTACGGGCAGCGCCACGCGGTGGAGCTGGAGGCGGCCAGGCGCGTCGCCGCGGCCATGGCGGTGGACCGCCACGTCATCGCCGACATCGACCTGCGGGCCTTCGGCGGCTCGGCCCTGACCGACGCCATCGACGTGCCCAAGCACGCCAGCGCGGCGGAGCTGGGGACGGGCATCCCGGTAACCTACGTCCCGGCGCGCAACACGGTGTTCCTGTCCTTCGCGCTGGCCTGGGCGGAGACGCTGGAGGCGTCGGACATCTTCATCGGCGTGAACGCGCTGGATTATTCCGGCTACCCGGACTGCCGGCCCGAATACATCGCCGCCTTCGAGACCATGGCGAACCTCGCCACCAAGGCGGGGGTGGAGGGCACCAGCCGGTTCAGGATCCACGCCCCGCTGATGGCCCTCGACAAGGCGGGCATCATCCGCCGCGGGATGGCGCTGGGGGTGGATTACGGCCTGACCCACTCCTGCTACGACCCGGCGCCGGACGGCACCGCCTGCGGCTCCTGCGACAGTTGCCTGCTGCGGCTGAAGGGATTCTCGGAGGCCGGACTGGCCGACCCTGTGGCTTATGGCGGGGCATGA
- a CDS encoding branched-chain amino acid ABC transporter permease — translation MDALLLVEQGLNGLQLGVMLFLMAAGLTLVFGIMDLINLAHGTFYMVGAYLTAALVPVLDSFPLALAAAVLLTALLGLVVEAVALRTLYRRDHLDQVLATFGLILFFNELVKIIFGPVPIFLNPPAALAGTVDLFGLKYPAFRLAILAVGIAVAVFLWLLIARTRVGMLIRAGATNREMVMALGVDVRLLFGLVFALGCGLAGLAGAMAGPVLAVQVGMGEQILILTFVVIVIGGIGSIRGALAGALLVGMVDTLGRALLPAAFRLVMDAANASAAGAALASMAIYVLMAVVLAIKPKGLFPAH, via the coding sequence ATGGACGCGCTCCTCCTCGTCGAACAGGGGCTGAACGGGCTTCAGCTCGGCGTGATGCTGTTCCTGATGGCCGCCGGGCTGACGCTCGTCTTCGGCATCATGGATCTCATCAACCTCGCCCACGGCACCTTCTACATGGTCGGCGCCTACCTGACGGCGGCGCTGGTGCCGGTGCTGGACAGCTTCCCGCTGGCGCTGGCGGCGGCGGTTCTGCTGACGGCGCTGCTCGGGCTGGTCGTGGAGGCGGTGGCGCTGCGCACGCTCTACCGCCGCGACCACCTGGATCAGGTGCTGGCGACCTTCGGGCTGATCCTGTTCTTCAACGAGCTGGTGAAGATCATCTTCGGCCCGGTCCCCATCTTCCTCAACCCGCCGGCGGCGCTGGCCGGGACGGTGGACCTGTTCGGGCTGAAATACCCGGCCTTCCGGCTGGCCATCCTGGCCGTGGGCATCGCCGTGGCGGTGTTCCTGTGGCTGCTGATCGCCCGCACGCGGGTCGGCATGCTGATCCGCGCCGGCGCCACCAACCGCGAGATGGTGATGGCGCTGGGGGTGGATGTCCGGCTGCTGTTCGGTCTGGTCTTCGCGCTGGGCTGCGGGCTGGCCGGGCTGGCCGGCGCCATGGCCGGGCCGGTGCTGGCCGTGCAGGTCGGCATGGGCGAGCAGATCCTGATCCTGACCTTCGTGGTCATCGTGATCGGCGGCATCGGCTCGATCCGCGGGGCGCTGGCCGGCGCCCTTCTGGTCGGCATGGTGGACACGCTGGGCCGCGCCCTGCTGCCCGCCGCCTTCCGGCTGGTGATGGACGCCGCCAACGCCAGCGCCGCCGGGGCGGCGCTCGCCTCCATGGCGATCTATGTGCTGATGGCGGTGGTGCTGGCGATCAAGCCCAAGGGGCTGTTCCCCGCCCACTGA
- a CDS encoding ABC transporter ATP-binding protein produces the protein MSAPLLSPPLLSTDSLVKRFGGLAATDGLSLSVAEGELHALIGPNGAGKTTLIGQLSGELTPNSGTIRFDGRDVTRLPVHKRARRGLARSFQITSIFPSFTALDNVALAVQAHAGHSFRFWRDAGRDRRLTDPARAVLERVGLGARADTRADALAHGEKRQLELAMALATGPRLLLLDEPMAGMGPEDSARMVELLQELKGGVTILLVEHDMDAVFALADRITVLVRGKDLASGTPAEIRNDPAVREAYLGDELEVA, from the coding sequence GTGAGCGCCCCCCTGCTGAGCCCCCCTCTGCTGAGCACCGACTCGCTGGTCAAGCGCTTCGGCGGGCTGGCCGCCACCGACGGCCTCTCGCTGTCCGTCGCGGAGGGGGAGTTGCACGCCCTGATCGGCCCGAACGGGGCCGGCAAGACCACCCTGATCGGCCAGCTGTCGGGGGAGCTGACCCCCAATTCCGGGACCATCCGGTTCGACGGGCGCGACGTCACCCGTCTGCCCGTGCACAAGCGGGCCCGGCGTGGGCTGGCGCGCAGCTTCCAGATCACCTCGATCTTCCCCAGCTTCACCGCGCTCGACAACGTGGCGCTGGCGGTGCAGGCCCACGCCGGGCACAGCTTCCGCTTCTGGCGCGACGCCGGGCGCGACCGCCGGCTGACCGACCCTGCCCGCGCGGTGCTGGAGCGGGTCGGGCTGGGCGCGCGGGCCGACACCCGCGCCGACGCGCTGGCCCACGGCGAGAAGCGGCAGCTCGAACTGGCGATGGCCCTGGCGACCGGACCGCGGCTGCTTCTGCTCGACGAGCCGATGGCCGGCATGGGGCCGGAGGACTCCGCCCGCATGGTCGAGCTGCTGCAGGAGCTGAAGGGCGGCGTGACGATCCTGCTGGTGGAGCACGACATGGACGCCGTCTTCGCGCTGGCCGACCGCATCACCGTTCTGGTGCGCGGCAAGGACCTCGCCAGCGGCACCCCGGCCGAGATCCGCAACGACCCGGCGGTGCGCGAGGCCTATCTCGGTGACGAGCTGGAGGTCGCCTGA
- a CDS encoding HAMP domain-containing methyl-accepting chemotaxis protein → MSLFNHLRVGTKITTANAGALLFLVAIGGIGVYALMDAKHGFATYQTLARQTTEVGRIQATMLEVQLQAKTFLLTGSEEAAHTVDSLAADLDGRIDEAKSLFTEPALNRTVTQMANELDQYREAFTRIMEFQATRNEAAAELVDLGAKMEKALSGVMDSAYADGDTEAAYQAGMAARHFLAARNAVNRFLTDGSPESADSFRKDLQSARERGNAMLAKLTELERRRGASSFLAYQRVFATQFEKAVVATTKRDELVSQVLETLGPTVNARVEQLRDASARQQAALGTTATENIDRARTMTTAAAAVAVLLGLISALLIGRGLSRPIVSMTDTMTRLAGGDRRVDVPGLDRGDEIGGMAKAVEVFKHSLIEADRMAAEQAAEHETRRERSERIDALTREFDRMVMEVLSRVSSAATQLNSTAQGMSATAEQTTRQASAVAAASTQATANVETVAAAAEELSSSIQEISRQVAQSNSIAGQAVSTAERTDATVRGLVDAAQRIGEVVQLINDIASQTNLLALNATIEAARAGEAGKGFAVVASEVKNLANQTAKATEDIAGQIAGIQQVSREAAGAIAEIGRVIGEISHISTTIAAAVEEQGAATQEISRNVQQAARGTQQVSGNIAGVTQAAEATGDASRQVLDAADGLSGEAEGLRGFVSRFLTDMRAA, encoded by the coding sequence ATGAGCCTGTTCAACCATCTTCGGGTCGGCACAAAGATCACCACGGCGAACGCCGGAGCCCTCCTCTTCCTGGTCGCCATCGGGGGCATCGGGGTCTATGCCCTGATGGACGCCAAGCACGGCTTCGCGACCTATCAGACCCTGGCCCGCCAGACCACCGAGGTCGGGCGCATCCAGGCGACGATGCTGGAGGTCCAGCTTCAGGCCAAGACCTTCCTGCTGACCGGCAGCGAGGAGGCCGCCCACACGGTGGACTCGCTGGCCGCCGACCTCGACGGGCGGATCGACGAGGCCAAGTCACTCTTCACCGAGCCGGCGCTGAACCGCACGGTGACCCAGATGGCCAACGAGCTGGACCAGTACCGCGAGGCCTTCACCCGGATCATGGAGTTCCAGGCGACCCGCAACGAGGCGGCGGCGGAGCTTGTGGACCTCGGGGCCAAGATGGAGAAGGCGCTGAGCGGCGTCATGGACAGCGCCTACGCCGACGGCGACACCGAGGCCGCCTATCAGGCGGGCATGGCGGCGCGGCACTTCCTGGCCGCCCGCAACGCCGTCAACCGCTTCCTGACCGACGGCTCGCCGGAGAGCGCCGACAGCTTCCGCAAGGATCTGCAGAGCGCCCGCGAGCGCGGCAACGCGATGCTCGCCAAGCTGACCGAGCTGGAGCGCCGCCGCGGCGCCTCGTCCTTCCTGGCCTACCAGCGCGTCTTCGCCACCCAGTTCGAGAAGGCGGTCGTCGCCACCACCAAGCGGGACGAGCTGGTCTCGCAGGTGCTGGAGACGCTCGGCCCGACCGTCAACGCGCGGGTCGAGCAGCTGCGCGACGCCAGCGCCCGCCAGCAGGCGGCGCTCGGCACCACCGCCACGGAGAACATCGACCGCGCCCGGACGATGACCACCGCCGCCGCCGCGGTCGCCGTCCTGCTCGGCCTGATCTCCGCCCTGCTGATCGGGCGCGGCCTGTCGCGGCCCATCGTCTCGATGACCGACACCATGACCCGGCTGGCCGGCGGCGACCGCCGGGTGGACGTGCCCGGCCTGGACCGCGGCGACGAGATCGGTGGCATGGCCAAGGCCGTGGAGGTCTTCAAGCACAGCCTGATCGAGGCCGACCGCATGGCCGCCGAGCAGGCCGCCGAGCATGAGACCCGCCGCGAGCGGTCGGAGCGCATCGACGCCCTGACCCGCGAGTTCGACCGCATGGTGATGGAGGTGCTGTCCCGCGTCTCCTCCGCCGCCACGCAGCTCAACAGCACGGCCCAGGGGATGTCGGCCACCGCCGAGCAGACCACCCGCCAGGCCAGCGCCGTCGCCGCCGCCTCCACCCAGGCCACCGCCAACGTGGAGACCGTCGCCGCCGCCGCCGAGGAGCTGTCCAGCTCGATCCAGGAGATCAGCCGGCAGGTCGCCCAGAGCAACAGCATCGCCGGTCAGGCGGTCAGCACCGCCGAGCGGACCGACGCCACCGTGCGCGGGCTGGTCGACGCCGCCCAGCGCATCGGCGAGGTGGTGCAGCTCATCAACGACATCGCCAGCCAGACCAACCTGCTGGCGCTGAACGCCACCATCGAGGCCGCCCGCGCCGGCGAGGCCGGAAAGGGCTTCGCCGTGGTGGCGAGCGAGGTGAAGAACCTCGCCAACCAGACCGCCAAGGCGACCGAGGACATCGCGGGCCAGATCGCCGGCATCCAGCAGGTCAGCCGCGAGGCCGCCGGGGCCATCGCCGAGATCGGCCGCGTGATCGGCGAGATCAGCCACATCTCCACCACCATCGCCGCCGCGGTCGAGGAGCAGGGAGCGGCCACCCAGGAGATCAGCCGCAACGTCCAGCAGGCCGCCCGCGGCACGCAGCAGGTGTCGGGCAACATCGCCGGGGTGACCCAGGCGGCGGAAGCCACCGGCGACGCCTCTCGCCAGGTGCTCGACGCCGCCGACGGGCTGAGCGGCGAGGCGGAGGGGCTGCGCGGCTTCGTCTCGCGCTTCCTGACCGACATGCGGGCCGCCTGA